The DNA segment CGGTTCGGATGTTGCTCAGTTATACGTGGGCGGACCCGATGAAATGGGATATCTCCGCCGCAAATTGCACGAAGAAGGGCGGCTCCAGAACTACGAAACGGAGTTGAAGCGCAAAGACGGGACATCGCTGCCGGTCATCGTCTCGCTGTCGAGTGTGAGCAAACCGGATGGATCCCTTCACTCGATTCTGGCGATTTGCAAGGACGTCACTCTTCAGAAGCAGCTCGAAAAAGAGTTGAAAGAAATGTCCATCAAGGACAGCCTTACGGGGATGTACAACATGCGGTATTTCTACGATCGCATCCCCATAGAAATCGAGCGTGCGCGCCGTCAGAGCCACGCGCTGTCGCTGCTGCTGTTCGATGTTGACCAGTTCAAACGCTACAACGACACGAAGGGTCACCTCGAAGGCGACCGTGTGCTACAGGCGGTGGGTCACGCGGTAGTCGAATGCACGCGCGAACACGTCGACTTGGGGTTCCGGTACGGTGGCGATGAATTCACCATTCTCCTCCCCGAAACGGATGGGGAGCAAGCCACGCGAGTCGCCGACCGTATTCGGGCTTCGCTGGCGCGGCGCACTGAAGATCATTTGACCCTGAGTATCGGTGTTGCCGAGTATCGTGAGGGCACGTCGGTCAAGTCGTTTATTCAACTTGCCGACAGCATGATGTATGAATCAAAGCGATCGGGCGGCAACAAGGTCAGCCTGTATAAGCCCGAGGCGCACTCGGTCGCGTAACGGTCACGGGGGAATTCCGCTTCATGAAGTTTGGCATCTGCAATGAGATTTTTCAGCCTTGGAACAGCATTGAGCGCACCATTGATTACGTGAAAGAGATTGGCTACGACGGCTTGGAAATTGCCCCCTTCACACTCTCCAAATACGTGACCGATATCACACCCGAGACGCGGCGTACAATCGTTCGCGCGGCGGAAAAGGCAGACCTCGAGATCCTTGGGATTCACTGGGTGTTGGTTGGGCCGGATGGAATGTACCTGACGCATCCCGATAAGGAGGTACGTGACCGCACGGCGCAGTACATCATCGATTTGGCCCATTTCTGCGGCGACGTAGGTGGAACGAAGATGATCTTCGGTTCTCCCAAGCAGCGCAGCGTGATGGAAGGTGTCGCGTATCAGCAGGCGTTCGACTACGCGGTGGAAGTGTTTGAGAAGGCGCTGCCCGCGCTTGAAGAGCGTGGTGTCATTCTTTGTATGGAACCTTTGACCGAGGCCGAGACGAACTTCTGTCAGAGCGCCGCGGAAACGGTCACGCTCATCGAGCGCATCAATCACCCGAACTTCCAGTTGTTGCTTGATACAAAAGCGATGACAACGGAACCTGAGGGACGTCCGGCTACAATTCGTAAGCACGCGAAGTATCTGGCGCACTACCATGCGAACGATGCCAACCTCGAAGGCCCCGGTTGGGGCGATGTCGATTTTGGGCCCATTTTCGAGGCGCTCAAAGACATTAATTATCAGGGTTACGTCTCGGTTGAGGTGTTTATCTTCGATCCAGGCCCCGAGGCCATTGCCACGAAGAGCCTCCAGTACATGAAGCGGTTTGCTTAGGCGGGAGTCTTTCGAATGGCAGGCAAGATGCCTGCCACACGGTTGAGACAATCCTCTTCTCGCTGGCGCAGGGTTCCTGATGAACACACTGAGACTATCTCGTAGCCGGTGTGATCGCGAGCAATCCGCGCTAGTTTCCCGAGTTGGGCAGAATTGTTGGCTTCAGTACCGCCGTGTCGTGCCCTTCAAAAACCTTGACGAGCTTCTGAAACATGGCCTCGTCCTCGTAGGTGCCGACAATTGCGCCGCCCGAACCCGCAAACTTTGCGCTGGCCCCGACGGAACGCGCCCGCAGGACCATGTCGACTTGGTCCTGGGCGATGCGATAAATGGATCTGCGGCGGTCAAAATTCTTGTCGAGCCAAGGACCAATCTCTGCCCCGCGTCCCGACACCAGCAGGTCACGGACATTCTGCGCGTAGCTGGCGAAGTCCTGCATCGCCGCGATAATCTCGGGATCGCCGTTCTTCCAGCGCTCTCGAATGTTGTTGTGGAAGACCTCCGAACCCTCGGCCAGGCCCGTCCGATAGGCGATGTAGACATTGGGCAGAAGTGCGGGATCGATTTCCTCGTATTCGCCGTAGCCGCGCGATTCCATAACGCCGCGATTGAAGTCCATGAACACACACCCCTCGTACACCTGGATAACGCGGTCTTGGAGACCGGCTGAAATGCCGAGTTCTTCG comes from the Candidatus Hydrogenedentota bacterium genome and includes:
- a CDS encoding diguanylate cyclase, with amino-acid sequence MVDGPILLIDDEPSVLDVMRAHLAELGHECTGETSPLRALELLRFQSFSLMITDLNMPEMNGIEMVRRAKEMDPDLAIVVVTGMVDINSAIEAMHSGADDYVVKPFNLREVGLAASRALEKRQLVIQNRRYQENLELRVQEATEHLEAVNSELRETKQYLESLLHSTLDAIITSNATDHITFINEGALHMLGFSPKELVGSDVAQLYVGGPDEMGYLRRKLHEEGRLQNYETELKRKDGTSLPVIVSLSSVSKPDGSLHSILAICKDVTLQKQLEKELKEMSIKDSLTGMYNMRYFYDRIPIEIERARRQSHALSLLLFDVDQFKRYNDTKGHLEGDRVLQAVGHAVVECTREHVDLGFRYGGDEFTILLPETDGEQATRVADRIRASLARRTEDHLTLSIGVAEYREGTSVKSFIQLADSMMYESKRSGGNKVSLYKPEAHSVA
- a CDS encoding sugar phosphate isomerase/epimerase translates to MKFGICNEIFQPWNSIERTIDYVKEIGYDGLEIAPFTLSKYVTDITPETRRTIVRAAEKADLEILGIHWVLVGPDGMYLTHPDKEVRDRTAQYIIDLAHFCGDVGGTKMIFGSPKQRSVMEGVAYQQAFDYAVEVFEKALPALEERGVILCMEPLTEAETNFCQSAAETVTLIERINHPNFQLLLDTKAMTTEPEGRPATIRKHAKYLAHYHANDANLEGPGWGDVDFGPIFEALKDINYQGYVSVEVFIFDPGPEAIATKSLQYMKRFA
- a CDS encoding GHMP kinase, translated to MACEATAYARAGLIGNPSDGYFGKTVSFIIRDFAAKVSLYEHPEVEIVPSMRDRSVYRSIRDLVDDVRAYGYYGAIRIVKATIRKFSDYCDSHGITLPDQNFLIRYRTTIPRHVGLAGSSALVTATLRCLMEFYDVEIPKHIQPNIILSVEIEELGISAGLQDRVIQVYEGCVFMDFNRGVMESRGYGEYEEIDPALLPNVYIAYRTGLAEGSEVFHNNIRERWKNGDPEIIAAMQDFASYAQNVRDLLVSGRGAEIGPWLDKNFDRRRSIYRIAQDQVDMVLRARSVGASAKFAGSGGAIVGTYEDEAMFQKLVKVFEGHDTAVLKPTILPNSGN